The Saccharothrix violaceirubra genome segment CTGAGTTCGTCGGCGTATCGGAAAGGAGGAACGTGCGTACCGAAGTGGATCGTCCGCCGTCGACCGCGACCGGGCCGGACGCGTTGATCCGGTGGCTCACGGACCGGCGCGACCGGTCACCGGTGTGGCGCGACGAACGCGGTGTCGTGCACGTCTTCGGCTACGACGAGGTGCGGACCGTGCTGCACGACTGGGCCGCGTTCTCGTCGGACCGCAGTGCGCTCATGCCCGGCGAGGACCGGTTGGCGAGCGGCAACCTGACCATGATGGACCCGCCGGAACACCGCGCGCTGCGGGCGGCGGTCGGCCGGGTGTTCACGCCCCGCGTGGTGGCGACGCTGCGCGGGCGGATCACCGCCGTGGCCGAGGGCCTGCTGGCCGACGTGCCCGACGACCGGTACGACCTGGTCGAACACCTGGCCCACCCGCTGCCCGTGATCGTCGTCGCCGAACTGCTCGGCGTGCCGGTCGCCGACCGCGGGTTGTTCCGGGACTGGTCGGCCGGGTTCGGCCAGGGCAGAGCGGAGTCCGTGACCGCGTTGCACGACTACCTGCTGGCACACACGCGTGCCCGTCGCGCGGCGCCGGGGGACGACCTGATCAGCCGCCTGCTCGACGCCGGGGTCGACGGCCGGCCGCTGTCCGACGAGCGGATCGCCGCCCTGGCCGGTCTGCTCCTGCTGGCCGGGCACCTGACCACGACCATGCTGCTCACCAGTGCCGTCGAGGTGCTGCTCGACCGGCCGGACGTGTGGGCGGCCCTGCGCCGCGACCCCGCCGCGGTACCGGCCGCGATCACCGAGGTGCTGCGGCTGCGACCGCCGTTCACCCAGGTCAGCCGGATCACCACGGGCGAGGTGCGGCTGGCCGGCACGACGTTGCCCACCGGGACGCTGGTCGTCGCGTGGGTCCTGTCGGCCAACCGCGACGACCGCGTGTTCCCCGATCCCGACCGCTTCGACGTGGACCGGCCCGACCGGCAGGTGGCGTTCGGGCACGGCATCCACTTCTGCCTCGGGGCGCCGCTGGCCCGACTGGAGGCCGAGGTCGCGATCCGCCTGCTGCTGGCCCGGTACCGGGAACTGTCCGGGCCGCACGAACCCGTCGCCTACTACGAGGCACCGGTGTTCGGCGCCCGCCGGCTTGTCGTGGCGGGGCACCCGTGACCGGCCTGCCCGTGCGGGTGTCGGCCGGGGTGGTCCGGATCGGACCGGTGGGCTGCCCGGAGTGCTTCGCGACCCGCCGCCGCCGGATGACCGGCCGGGACCAGGCGGACGTTCCCGACTCGCCCCTGCTGACCGAGTCGGTGCGCGTGCTCGTCGCCGCGCTGGCCGACCACGTCGCGCGGGATTCGGTGCTGGAACTCGACCTGGCCGACCTGTCGGTGCGCCGTCGGCGGTTCCTGCCCGACCCCACGTGCGAGGCGTGCGGCGACCTGCCGCCGGACCGCCCCGGACCGTTGGCGATCACGGGCGCGCACCCCAAACGCGGTCCCGACACGCACCGGTCGCGATCCGCGGTCGAGACGTTGCCCCGGCTCCTCTCGGTGTACGTGGACGACGAGACCGGTGTCGTCCGCGCGGTGAACCCCGGTGCGGTGGGGCCGTTCGTCGTCGCGGGCGCGCCCGTGCCGCTGCGGCCGACCGGTGCGTTCGAACCGGGGTTCGGCCGGTCGCCCGGGTACCGGGCGAGCGAGGCGACGGCCGTGCTGGAGGCGCTGGAGCGGTACGGCGGTGTGACACCGGGTGGACGACGGACCGTCGTGCGCGGGTCATTCGCCGAACTGGCCGGGCACGCGCTCGACCCGCGCACGTTGGGCACGCACCCGCCGGAAAGCCATGCGCTGCCGGACTTCCCGTACCGGCCGTTCGCCGAGGACGCCGTGTGCGACTGGGTGTGGGGCCACTCGCTGGTCCGCGACGAACCCGTGCTGGTTCCCGAGCGGTACGCCTACTACAGCACCACGCCGGGCGACGACCGGCCGTTCGTGTGGGAGATGGGCAACGGGTGCGCGTTGGGCTCGGGGTTCGCGGAAGCCGTGCTGCACGGGCTGTTCGAGGTCGTGGAGCGGGACGCGTTCCTGCTCACCTGGTACGCCCGCCTGCCGGTACCTCGACTCGACCTGCCGGACGGTTCGCCGGCCGCGTTGCGCTCGGCCGCGATCACCGCCGCGACCGGGCACGACGTGCTGCTGTTCGACACGACGCCCGAGTACGGCATCCCGGCGGTGTGGGCGATGGCCGTGCACCCGGACGGCGAACCGGCGGTGGTGTGCGCGGGCGGTGCGGGACCGACGCCCGCGCACGCGGCCGTCGCCGCCTTGGACGAACTCGGGCCGATCGCGGTGGCGTTGAGCGCGCGGTTCGCGGGACGGCCCGGTCCACCGACCGCGGATCCGGGACCGACCGGACCTGACACAGCGGGACCGGACACGGCAGGACCAAGCGCAGCGGGACCAAGCGCAGCGAGTCCGGACGGCTTCGCCGATCCGGCGTTGGCCACCGATCCCGACCTCGTGCGGGGCATGGCCGACCACTGCGCGCTGTCCGGCCTGCGCGCGGTACTGCCGCGCTTCGACTTCCTGCTCGACGACGAACGGGAGCACCGGCCGCTGACCTCGGCCGGACCGTTCAAGGCACCGGATCTCGGCACCGACCTGGCCGAGGCGGTCCGCCGACTCGCCGAGGCCGGACTCGACGTCGTCGTGGTCGACCAGACCACGCCGGAGCACCGGGCCGCCGACCTGGTGTGCGTGAAGGTCGTCGTCCCCGGCGCGGTGCCGATGACGTTCGGGCACCGCAATCGCCGGGTCGAAGGGCTGCCGAGGTTGCTGGAAATCCCCCGCGCCCTCGGCTACGCCGACCACGTCCTGTCGGTCGACGAACTGAACCCGCACCCCCATCCCTTCCCGTGACGGAGGTGTCCGGTGTACCGCACCGAACCCCTGGTCGTGATCAGGTTCGCCGGCCTGCCCGCCACGCTTCCGGTGGCGTTGCGCGCGACGTCGACGGTCGCGTGCGTCGACTCCTACCTGGACGTGCTGGAGACCGGACGGGCGCTCGCCGCGGAACTGCACGACGTGATCGGCCGGTCCGCGGGCACGGACCGGGCGAGGTTGGTGGCGCTGCGGCGGGCGTTGCACGGTGGTCGGGCGCCGGGGCGTCGGGCGTGGCCGGCCCCGGTCGACGACGACCTCGCCGCGCGAATACACGCCTGGTGCGCGCACGACCTGCCCGGCCTCCGCGCCGGCATCGCCGCCACGCTCGCGGGCGACCTCGTGTCCGAGACGGCCGTGCTGCGCACCGCCCTGACCGACGAGGTGTTCCGGCATTCGCTCAGGCAGGCCAGTCCCGTGCTCGCGGACGAGGCCGACAAGTGGCTCGCCGACCCAGGTCGGACGCCGCGCCGGCGCACCTTGATCGGCTTGGCACGCTACGTGCTGCGCGCCGCGACGAAGACCAGCCCGTTCAGCGGCTTCGCGACGATCCGCCTCGCGGGATGGCGGCCGGACGGCCCGCTCCTCACCGTCCCGGACGTGCCGAGCCGGTTCGTGCAGGAGGTGGACGCCGGCCTGGTCCGCTCGATCTCGACGGCGCTCCACCGGCGGGTGCGCCTCAACCCGTCCGTCACGGTCGCGTCGGGGCACCTGCTGCACGCCGCATCGGGCCCGGTCGCGACCTTGCCCGCCACGCCCGCCGTCCAGGCCGTGCTCGCCCTGCTGACACCGGACTCCCCGGAGCTCGAACGGGCCGACGTGGTCGCGTGGCTCGCCGGACGGGCCCAGGTCGACGTGGCGCGTGCCGACCTGTTCGTCACCGGGCTCGAACGGGCCGGGGTGGTCGAGGTCGTGGCGGCCGTGCCGGAACAGGCGGTGCGACCGTTCGCCGAGTTGGCCGGGCGCGGCGGTCCGGCCGGCCTGTCACAGGTCCAGCGGCACGTCGACCGCGCCTCGCCCGACACCGCCGACGTCCTGCGCGAGGTCTGCGCCGACGTCGGTGTCCCCGTACCCGACCGCGCCGCGATCCGACGGCACGGCGTGCATGAGACCCGGGTCTCGGCGGGCGAACCGGCGTGGTGCGGCCACGCGGCTTGGCGATCGGCACTGGACGATCTCGACACCGTCCGCGTCCTTTTAGGACTGTACGACCCGGCGCTGCCGTATCGGCTCGCGCTCGGCACCGAGGTCGGACGGCTCTTCGGTCCGGGCGCACGAGTGCCGCTCCTGGTAGTGCGCAAGGCACTCGACACCTCAGGTCCACCCCTCGCCGAGGTGTTCCACCCCGACTTCCTGTCCCGCGCCGACCCGTTGCGCGGCCACGACGACCCCCGACTGGCCCGACTTCGGGAGCTACGCGCGGAGACGACCCGGCGACTGGTCGACGGGTCGGTCGACGTCGGCGCCGACTGGCCGGACTGGGTCCAGCCGCCGCCCGCGATGACCGCGTACATCCAACGCACGGCGACCGGCGTGGTGCTCAACGCCGCGCACGGCGGCACGCGCGGCCGCACGCGGTGGGAACGGCTGGCCCGGCAGGCGGGTGCGTCGATACCGACCGACGACACGCGCACCGAGGTCGACGGCACGCCGGAGTGCACCCGCGGGACGACCGCGCACGCCGAGGTCGTCGAGACCGCGGTGTTCGGCGGGACGCTGGACCTGCGGTCGCCGGCCCCGGGCCGGGAGATCGTCTTCCCCGGCGCGACGGGCACCGCACCACCGGCCGCACGCATACCCGTCGGTGCGCTGGAGGTCCGCCACGACCCGGAGCGGGACCTGGTCGACCTCGTCGAACGCGGCACCGACCGGCCGTTGCGTCCCGAGTACACCGGAATGACCTCCGACGCCCTGCTGCCGCCCCTGGCCCAACTGGTCGTGTGCGGCTTCGGACGCACCTACCTGACCCATCCGACGCTGCCTGCCGTCGACCCGCCCCCACCACCCGGCCCGGGGGTGGTCGCGCTGCCCCGGGTCGACGTCGGCTCGGTGACGCTGGCTCGTGCGCGGTGGCTCGCGCCGCCGGACTCCCCCGGCCCCCGACCACCCGGGACGACCGACGCGGAGCGGTTCGTGGCGCTGCGCGCGTGGAGACGCGCGCACGGCGTGCCCGCACGGTGTTTCGTCCGCCGGGCGGCGCTCGGTGGCAGCCGGGCCGAAATCGCTTTCGACAAATCCCACAAGCCGCTGTACGTCGACTTCGACTCGGCCATCTCGATGTCCGTTCTCGACCACTTCCTGGCTGCCGGTGAAGGTCCGGTCGAATTCGTCGCCATGTGGCCCGAGGTGTCGGGGGCGGAACCGGGCGGATTCGTCGCCGAGTATGTCGTCGAGATCGGTGACCACTGACCGTAATTCACGGCCGGTCAGGATATAAGAGCAGCTCAGAGCTACTTTTCAGCCAGGTCGGCGAGATTTCTTTGCTCGGTGCCCGAAGTTCTGATTAACCTCGGTGACAAGCCCGGCGGGAAGCCTCCGGGCAGACCGGGAGAAAGAACCCGGCAACAATCGAGCTAAAAATGGGGAGTGATTTCCGTGAAGAACGA includes the following:
- a CDS encoding cytochrome P450, whose translation is MRTEVDRPPSTATGPDALIRWLTDRRDRSPVWRDERGVVHVFGYDEVRTVLHDWAAFSSDRSALMPGEDRLASGNLTMMDPPEHRALRAAVGRVFTPRVVATLRGRITAVAEGLLADVPDDRYDLVEHLAHPLPVIVVAELLGVPVADRGLFRDWSAGFGQGRAESVTALHDYLLAHTRARRAAPGDDLISRLLDAGVDGRPLSDERIAALAGLLLLAGHLTTTMLLTSAVEVLLDRPDVWAALRRDPAAVPAAITEVLRLRPPFTQVSRITTGEVRLAGTTLPTGTLVVAWVLSANRDDRVFPDPDRFDVDRPDRQVAFGHGIHFCLGAPLARLEAEVAIRLLLARYRELSGPHEPVAYYEAPVFGARRLVVAGHP
- a CDS encoding TOMM precursor leader peptide-binding protein, producing MTGLPVRVSAGVVRIGPVGCPECFATRRRRMTGRDQADVPDSPLLTESVRVLVAALADHVARDSVLELDLADLSVRRRRFLPDPTCEACGDLPPDRPGPLAITGAHPKRGPDTHRSRSAVETLPRLLSVYVDDETGVVRAVNPGAVGPFVVAGAPVPLRPTGAFEPGFGRSPGYRASEATAVLEALERYGGVTPGGRRTVVRGSFAELAGHALDPRTLGTHPPESHALPDFPYRPFAEDAVCDWVWGHSLVRDEPVLVPERYAYYSTTPGDDRPFVWEMGNGCALGSGFAEAVLHGLFEVVERDAFLLTWYARLPVPRLDLPDGSPAALRSAAITAATGHDVLLFDTTPEYGIPAVWAMAVHPDGEPAVVCAGGAGPTPAHAAVAALDELGPIAVALSARFAGRPGPPTADPGPTGPDTAGPDTAGPSAAGPSAASPDGFADPALATDPDLVRGMADHCALSGLRAVLPRFDFLLDDEREHRPLTSAGPFKAPDLGTDLAEAVRRLAEAGLDVVVVDQTTPEHRAADLVCVKVVVPGAVPMTFGHRNRRVEGLPRLLEIPRALGYADHVLSVDELNPHPHPFP
- a CDS encoding lantibiotic dehydratase; amino-acid sequence: MYRTEPLVVIRFAGLPATLPVALRATSTVACVDSYLDVLETGRALAAELHDVIGRSAGTDRARLVALRRALHGGRAPGRRAWPAPVDDDLAARIHAWCAHDLPGLRAGIAATLAGDLVSETAVLRTALTDEVFRHSLRQASPVLADEADKWLADPGRTPRRRTLIGLARYVLRAATKTSPFSGFATIRLAGWRPDGPLLTVPDVPSRFVQEVDAGLVRSISTALHRRVRLNPSVTVASGHLLHAASGPVATLPATPAVQAVLALLTPDSPELERADVVAWLAGRAQVDVARADLFVTGLERAGVVEVVAAVPEQAVRPFAELAGRGGPAGLSQVQRHVDRASPDTADVLREVCADVGVPVPDRAAIRRHGVHETRVSAGEPAWCGHAAWRSALDDLDTVRVLLGLYDPALPYRLALGTEVGRLFGPGARVPLLVVRKALDTSGPPLAEVFHPDFLSRADPLRGHDDPRLARLRELRAETTRRLVDGSVDVGADWPDWVQPPPAMTAYIQRTATGVVLNAAHGGTRGRTRWERLARQAGASIPTDDTRTEVDGTPECTRGTTAHAEVVETAVFGGTLDLRSPAPGREIVFPGATGTAPPAARIPVGALEVRHDPERDLVDLVERGTDRPLRPEYTGMTSDALLPPLAQLVVCGFGRTYLTHPTLPAVDPPPPPGPGVVALPRVDVGSVTLARARWLAPPDSPGPRPPGTTDAERFVALRAWRRAHGVPARCFVRRAALGGSRAEIAFDKSHKPLYVDFDSAISMSVLDHFLAAGEGPVEFVAMWPEVSGAEPGGFVAEYVVEIGDH